The sequence below is a genomic window from Myotis daubentonii chromosome 14, mMyoDau2.1, whole genome shotgun sequence.
AGCTGAGCTAAAGCCCCCGCGGTCCCTGCAAGGAAGGGGCGCAGGGAGGCCTCCGGTCACGCTGCCTCCAGCGGGAACCGCAGGGTGACCTGAGACCGAGGTCCCAGCCAGGGTGCGCACTGCTGTTCTCCCTGACCCACTTCCGCCAAGAAAATGCTGAGAACTGGAACTTATGAGATGCATTTATGTTTAAGATcatgcttttatctttttttttaaaaaaatacatatttgagtTCCACAGGAAACTCACTTTGCAAGAGCAGAatccagcccagccggtgtggctcagtggttgagtatcacggttcaattcccagtcagggcacaggcccgggttcagggctggatcctcagtggggggcctgcaggaggcagctgatccatgattctctctcatcattgatgtttctatctccctctccctctccctccctctctgaagccaataaaaatatatttaaaaaagaaaagaaaaaagaaaaaagagtgaacTCCAGGGCTCTGGGGCTGGGCCGGGTTGGAAGGGCCGCTCTCTGCGCAGGCCGAGGGGCACTGGGCAGCTCCGGACAGAGAGCGCCTTCCGAGGGTGCCGGGCGCATCCACCTGGCGCTCCTTCCGGACGCCTCCCGGCCTGGGCACCTGGAACGCCCCCCGGGCAGGACCTGCAGGCTTCCGGGCCCAGCGCTGTGTTGCGTGGGCCTCACCTCACCACCGTCAGCTGAGAACTGGTGTTGGGGTCTGCACATGCGGAGTTCctgagccccctcccctgccaggctccacccgcctctgctgggcctgtggGAGTTGGGTGGGTGCccaggggcagctgggaggggaggaagctCGCCCTGCTTCATGTCCGGTGCTTTCGGATTCGCCACTTTCTCCTTTGCCCTGGAAGCCAAGTGAGCTCTGGGGGCTCCGGGGGCGCCCACCTGGGTGTGGAGGCGCCCTGGGAATTGAGCCCTGGGCTGCAGTTGCCTCAGCCTTGTGGCCCGCTCACCCCCTTCCAGCTGGGATGTCAGAGGGGCTCAAACCCCAGCGTGGCCACTTCCTGGTTGTGTGACGTTGGGAAGCCAAGCCTCAGTCTCCCTCTGTCTACTGGGCCGAGGAAGGCGCCCTTGCCCGGCAGACAGAAGGTTTATGCAGAGCTGGCGGCCCCCGCACCAGCTTATCCACGGAGATGCCCGTTTCCTGCTGTGGGCACgtccaggcctgggagagggcttCCCACCCATCTCCAGGGCTGCCTCTGGGCTGTGTCCCCACATGGCCACATCTGACTCCAGAAGCCCCCTCCATCCCCTCACCCTGCCTCTGGCATGTCCTGAGGGCACCCCACACTCTCGAGCCGCTGGGACCCCCTCATCTGGAGTGAGGTCCTGgtcccagcctgggtggggcagggtcaaAGGTTCCAGTTGGCCACTTCCACTTTGGGGACCCTGAGGCTGAGAATCCCAGGAATGACCCCAATTCTATCCCAGCCGCTCAGCCCAGTCCAGGCCTGTCGCAGGGGCTGGCACTCCTGGTGGCTGGAAGGAGCTGGACCCTCCCCAGCTCACAAGGAGGGCCAGGCCCAGCAGCTCAGCTGTGGCACCTGCTCACCCTCACATGCCCAGGGGTGCTGGGCCAGCCACATGGCTTCAGGGGGCCAGGACCAGGCTTACATCCAGGCTCTGAAGGTGTGGGTGGCCCCCCGGGCCACTGAAGATGCATGGAGTCCcagtccccacccactgtctgtgCCGGCCAGCCTCTCTGGGGCCCACCCCTGGCCGCCTTCCATTGTCTCACTCCAAGCATTGCCCAATTCTAGCACATGTCAGACActcggggcggggcctggcagctgggcttcCAGGTTGCAGAgggtcccccgcccccgccgtcTTGCCTCTCGGAGAAGTGATCCAGGCAGCCTACTATGCTCCTCAGAGCTCTTCCAGCCGCCGCCCacttccagttcccacccaaaGCCACTTCCACCTTCTGGTGTTTGCTGCAGCGACACTGCCTTCCGGGGACCACAGTGGACATTCGTTTCCTACGGCGGCTGTAACCACCCCAAGTGCGGTCTGAACACAGCACACGTTCATCCTCTTACAGGGCCAGAGGCACCGAGTCCGGTCAgcggtgggcagggctgcatcCTTTCTGAggatcctccctccctcctctctcctagCACCTGGAGACGTCTGCGTTCCCTCCACGGCCTTTCCTCCGGCCTTAACTCCGGCCGTGCGTCCGTCCCACCCGGCTCCCACCCTCTCATCTCCTCTCGCTCTGACAATCCCTCATCACACGGAGCCCCTGAGCAATCCAGGACCATCTCCCACCTCCAGACCCTTCTGCAGGGGAGGCAACATTCACAGGCGTGGGGATTAGAACGCGGGCATCTTTGGCTCAAAGACTTTGGGGCCACAGGAGTGGCAGAGCTGCTTCGCCAGTCCCAAGCCTTGTCCAGAGGGCTTGTCCAGAACTGAGGTTGCCatgagggatgatcaggccacCGTTCTGGCCCACACGCTGGCCGGAGGCTGGCTGGGGCCCAGCGCTCCAGGAAGCCTGGCGCCTCCCCTGCGGTTGCCAAGGACAGCCTGTGCTCCTGGCTAAGCCCGTGCCGACAGGTGCACTCGGTCCTGGAAGTGGCCAGGCCTTCGTGGCCTCCTCTCCCTGCTGACGGGACTATGTGAGCTGCTGTCGGGTCAGAGATGAGCTTCATGGAAAGTTCCAGCTCCGTTCTAGAAACGGACTGGTGTGACACGTACTGGTGTGACACGCATGAAGCACGGGGTATGCCAGGCCCGTGTGGAGCCCGAGGAGACAGCCAGGTTTCCAAAGCCGGGGGCGGAACACCCGCGGTGCTGGCGAAGCTTGGGCCAGGGCTGGCGGGGAGAACAGAGGTCAGGCGGTGTCCCGAGGAGGCTGCTGGTGGCGGAGCCTGAAGGAGTGTGATTCAGATGGCAGCGCGGGGCAAGGGCGCTGCTGACAGCCGCCTGGGCTGGGCgaagggagggaggcatggcTTGGGCATGGAGCTCTGCAGTAAGGCCGCGTCTGGGTCAGCAGAGAAGAGTCCAGAAGTGGCCTGGCCAGCGTGTTAagcagttagagcatcagcctgtgcacagAGGTTcacggtttgactcctggtcGCGGGCacacttaggttgcaggtttgatcccagcccattggggcaagtgtgggaggcaaccaatggatgtgtctctctctctcaccagcccccttccactctctttaaaaaaatcaatggaaaatggcctcaggtgaggattaacaaaacaaacaaaaagaatccacaAGCGGCCAGGGATGGACACCTGCAGGGCTGCAGTGGCCTAAGCCTGGCCGGGTCCTGTTCTGCCAGGAGCAGAGGGCCTGGGGCGGGCCGGGCCTTTCCCAgcgcctcctcctccgcctcttcAGACCTGGGCTCTGCAGGCCACTGACCCCCGCGCGGTCATGGGGAGCCGGCCCGGGTTTAGGGCAAGGATCGGGGAGTTATGCCCCGAGCACGCCATCAGACCCCGGCGCCCTCTGCCCACGCAGGGCTCTGCTGGAGGGCGGAGCAGGCAGCAGACATGTCTCTCAGGGGCCACCTCGGCCTGTGTCCTCCTGCTGTCCCGCCTCCAGGGCGCAAGGAGGCAGCGTCTCTGGCTCCGGCTCCAGGACGGGCGGTGGCCTGCTTTCCCCGGGCTGGAGCCAGCGGCCGCTCTGGCCTGGACCTCAGGGCTCTGCGCCctggtgaggagggagaggggggcagtggggagacCAGCTGCTGGGCTGCAGCTTCCTGTGGCTCCAGCTCCAGAGGCAGAGAAGTTGAACCCAAGACTGAaaccccgcctcccctccctgcagagTTCCGCGTCTCTGCCTGCCCGTCGTGCCAAGCGCCAGGTGCCCGAGGACACAGGACCCGCCTCTGCTCCCTCTGAAGCACAACACCCGTGAGAGGGCGTCCCAGgctcgccccgccccccgccaccgtGAGATAAAAGCGCTTGGGCCCATTTCTCAGGCTCGGAAGCCAAGGCTGCGGGAGGTGAAGGCATCTGCCAAGGCCACGCCGTggtgaggggcagaggctgggacctgcacccaggctggtgtggctccgacATGGAGCTCCATGTCCAAGGCCCCGCCCTGCCAGTCCACTTGGCTGGGCCTCTTTCCCGGGGGAGTCCAGCTTTTCGGCTTTCTGGGAAGGACGCTGTCCCAAGGGTGGCTCCTGCTTCAGTGACCTCAGCGGTCCCTACGCTGTCATCTGCATCATTATTCCTTGGCGGCCATGCTTGCcaaggccttcccttccctcggCGATGGGCCTGCGGTCAGGAGGGCGAGCTTCCGGGGAGCCAGCACCAGCCGaggtgtggccctggctgggggacaggggacaCCAACTGCTGGTCAGGGAAGCCAACGgcacaggaggaggggagggcagcgcTGGCGAGGACCCGGCGGGCAGAGGCGGAGCACAGGGCACAGGGGCCAGAGCCTCGCTTGGCTGTTCCCCGCCCAGCCTTCCCAGGTTCCTTCCGGAACAGCCATGAAGTGGAGTGCCTGCCCAGGGAGTGGGCACTCGATGCCAACAACATCCTCCGCCGAGCTGACAGAGCACAGGAGGCTGCCGCCGCCTCTGGCCCTGGAACCAGAAGAGCCAGCGTCTCAAAGTTGCTACCCAAGGTCCCACGCGAGACAATCCCGAACCCAGCATCCTGCTCCAGCAGAGAATGCTGCCACCAGCCACAGGCACCAGCAGGCCAGGCCCTTGCAGTCACcgggagggaggggagtgtgATGGATGAGCCCGCCTGGCTGCCAGGTCCCTCTGAACCCCCTGGTACAGGCTCCACCAACACCTGCCAACCTGTAGGTTCCCTCTAGGCCCCTGGCAGCCGCCAGTCTGCACAGACCAGAGCTGCGGGGAGGTCGCACCGGGTCTGCAGGGAAGCGTGGGAACTCGGCCAGGTGGTGGAGGGCCCGGCATGCGAGGCCAGGAACACCTGGGTGCCGCCCTCCACACCGCTCCCATGCCACCCTGCTGGGCGAAGGGTCAGAGGACCCACAGACCAAGGTGACAACACATCAGGCCACCATGTCCGCCCTTGACACTTTATTGGCCAGCTCTCCCCACTCCCGAGCTGTCCCACCAGAGACGCTATGCAGCTGCACTGGCCCTGCCGGTGGGACGGAGCCAGACTGGGCACCTGGGTCCCTCAGCTCCGGAGCTGGACTGGGGGTGCCCTTGCTCTTTGCTGCCCCGGGAAGCAGGAAGgacacctctcccttccttttgccCCAAGTCTCCTAAAATGGAGAGCAAGGCACCCAGAGCCGCGGGAATGCACCAGCGCCAGCTCTGGAAGGTGCCCACCCCTCCCAGGAGCAGTCCAGAGGAAGTGTCATCCGGGCACTCCGGCAGACTGGGGCGCTGGCCAGGCATCCACAGGGCAGCCACCGTGCGGCCCAGACCTCCGGATATGCAGGAACCGGGGCCTAGGACACAACAAGGAGCCAGTCACTGCCTGGGCCcggggaggagcagggagtgggAACAGCACCCTGTCCCCCCCGGAGCCGATGGGCCAGTGGAAGGACCCGtggctgtggggcggggggaggggagcctcaCCTCCCGCAGAAGTCCTTGCGCACAGCCACGAGCTCGAGGGACAGGCCCGGCCGGCGCTGAAGCCAGCCGCTGACCAGCTCTGGGTGTCTGGGGTCCACTTCTAAGAAGAGGCTTCTACATGGGGGAGAAAAGGGCCAGCTCAGCCGGGCAGGGCTGTGACCGCCAGGGCAGGCGCAGGACACACTGACCAGGGGACCCTTGCCCTCCCTACCCGGAGTCCTTCAGGAGCcgaggggccagggccaggaggtgCACGATGACGTCCATGCCCTTCTCCCCGCCATCCAGGGCTGCGGGGTCTTCGTAGctgaggggagcagggggtgaGAACGGGACAGGCGCGAGGGACAGTGTGCAAGAGCTGAGCAGAGCCTCCACGAAGGGCCCGTGCCCTTGCACGCTGGGCAGAGGAGGCCCCAGAtgccagcagctccagctcccccGATGGCCCACCGGCACCACATGCCAGGCAGTGCCCCGGGCATGAGCCTGTCTCCCCACAACAGGCTGCTCCTATTCTGGGTctggggaggcctggggctggccctgcccaccctgggagcctggggaggggagccAGCACCCTGACCCACAGCCACTGCCCGTGTGGGGGCTCCTGGGCTACCCCAGGCTCTCAGCCCATTGGAGAGCAGGATGGCTCAATGCAAAGCCGGAAGTAGTTTTGGTCTCAGCTTTCCTGCTAAGTCCCCCATGACCTGGGGCAAGGCGCCTCCCCCgtctgggcctcagtcttctgTAAAACGAGCACCTTCGATGCATTCTGTTCTGTCTGACATTCTACAGTGTCACCGCTGAGCCCTCCATGGCCTGCAAAGCCCGGCCACCCCCTTTCAGAGGCAGGAAACTGAGCTCAGAGAGGCCAGCGGTCGTCCAGTGTCCTCCGGAAGGCAGAAGCCAAACCCAGGTGGGTCTGTGGGCTCTGGAGTGAGCTCTCTTCCACCGACAGCAtccctcagcctctcctccatccctcccccacccccacagtggTCCTCCAGGGCAGACCCCTTCCACTCGCCCTCAGGCCAGCccgtcccaccccaccccgcaccTGCGGATCTCAGGGGCCAGCTGCTCCATGTCCTGGTGGAAGACGTAGGGAGGGTTGCTGACGAGCAGGTCCATGGGGCCCCAGGGCAGAAGGTGTGCCCAGCTGCCCTCTGTGGTCACGGGGATCACAGCAGAGAATGGGAGGTAAGAGTGGAGCTCCGCCCACCACCATGCCCCTGGGAGCCTATCTCTGGACCCCATAAGCCAGACTTGCAGGTCAGTGCCCAGGCCCCCAGGGACCAGAGGGGCACTCAAGTATTTCGGCCTTAAAGGGTTTCTCTTGAGCTTCTGCTTATCTCTTGACAACAAAGCAGGCGCTAGATAACTCATTAGTTACAGGGATTTGGAAGATAAGAAAAACTCTAGGGCTGGTCCCCTCCAGGGTCAGGTCAGCCCAGGAGGCAACAGGGACTGGCCTGTCCTCAGCAAGGATTGGTCTGATACCCcctgtgtgcgtgcatgtgcgcacgtgtgcatgtatgtgcatgtgcatgtgtgtacatgtatttgtgtgtgtgagtgtgagagaatAAGTGTTGGGAAGCCTCCCCCAGCTCTGCAGACTGCCTCATCCACCCAGCAGCCCTGTCCGCAGGACCCCACCCCAGGGAAGCTGGGTGCGGCAGGTACCTGAGGTCACATCCAGGGGGGCGATCCGAATCCTGTCCTGCAGCTGAAGCCTGGAGAGATGGAAAGGGCTGAGCCCAGGGCAGACTCCTACCCTTGGCTACGAGGCCTGGGAGGGTAAGCCCTTCCCGGGCTGTGAGACCCCTGGGCCCACGATCCACTGTATCCCCCTGGGAGCCAGCCAGGCTTCCCAGTGCCTCCCCCTTCTCGGGAGTGGACGTCGGTGGGTTTGCTACCTGAGTAGGGGCTGAGATCAGGCCTGAGCCCGATGCCCCGCACCCTGACCTTCCGGTCCGAGCCCGCCTACCTCTGAGCGTTCTCTCGGGCCAAAGATATGGCGGCTCCTGCCTTATCCACAGCGATGACTCGGCTCTGCCCCAAGAACAAGGGAAGGGCACATGGGAGGCAGGTGCCGGGAGAGGTCAGGCCTGGGACCACAGCCTCACCAGCCCCGGCCAGAGAAGGAGGGATAcccacacctctcccctccctgcgcCAGGGTCTGGCCAGACAGAAGGTATGGGAGGTGGAGGCTGTGACCAGGCGGGCTGGGCTGCCCTAAGCCTGATAGCTGCCCCTCCAGTGCTCCTAGCAGagacgggggcagggccagtgagtaCCAGCTagtcctgggaggggaggggtgctgaGGATGCTCACCTGGGGCAGCTGGCTCAGCAGGCTGAGGGAGATGGCTCCCGACCCACAGCCCACCTCCAGGATGAGGGGGCCGCCTTGGGCTCCCACCGCACGGGGCTTCTGGGCCACCTCCTCCAGCACCCACTCGACCAGCTCCTGCAAGGCAGCGCGGTCTGGATCAGAGGAAGGGTCAGCCTGGCCCCTTGGGTCTTGGCA
It includes:
- the HEMK1 gene encoding MTRF1L release factor glutamine methyltransferase isoform X1, translating into MELWGGMLRALLSGPGRRGGTWGRAFSSWRPHLPQAGLSATELVSQWTAVFEKRGIPEARESSEYIVAHVLGAKTFQSLRPGLRSKPLTPWQLQCVQELSSRRLQRMPVQYILGEWDFRGLNLKMAPPVFIPRPETEELVEWVLEEVAQKPRAVGAQGGPLILEVGCGSGAISLSLLSQLPQSRVIAVDKAGAAISLARENAQRLQLQDRIRIAPLDVTSEGSWAHLLPWGPMDLLVSNPPYVFHQDMEQLAPEIRSYEDPAALDGGEKGMDVIVHLLALAPRLLKDSGSLFLEVDPRHPELVSGWLQRRPGLSLELVAVRKDFCGRPRFLHIRRSGPHGGCPVDAWPAPQSAGVPG
- the HEMK1 gene encoding MTRF1L release factor glutamine methyltransferase isoform X2; translation: MELWGGMLRALLSGPGRRGGTWGRAFSSWRPHLPQAGLSATELVSQWTAVFEKRGIPEARESSEYIVAHVLGAKTFQSLRPGLRSKPLTPWQLQCVQELSSRRLQRMPVQYILGEWDFRGLNLKMAPPVFIPRPETEELVEWVLEEVAQKPRAVGAQGGPLILEVGCGSGAISLSLLSQLPQSRVIAVDKAGAAISLARENAQRLQLQDRIRIAPLDVTSEGSWAHLLPWGPMDLLVSNPPYVFHQDMEQLAPEIRRSLFLEVDPRHPELVSGWLQRRPGLSLELVAVRKDFCGRPRFLHIRRSGPHGGCPVDAWPAPQSAGVPG
- the HEMK1 gene encoding MTRF1L release factor glutamine methyltransferase isoform X3, with translation MPVQYILGEWDFRGLNLKMAPPVFIPRPETEELVEWVLEEVAQKPRAVGAQGGPLILEVGCGSGAISLSLLSQLPQSRVIAVDKAGAAISLARENAQRLQLQDRIRIAPLDVTSEGSWAHLLPWGPMDLLVSNPPYVFHQDMEQLAPEIRSYEDPAALDGGEKGMDVIVHLLALAPRLLKDSGSLFLEVDPRHPELVSGWLQRRPGLSLELVAVRKDFCGRPRFLHIRRSGPHGGCPVDAWPAPQSAGVPG